The Aethina tumida isolate Nest 87 chromosome 6, icAetTumi1.1, whole genome shotgun sequence genome has a segment encoding these proteins:
- the LOC126265828 gene encoding sodium/hydrogen exchanger 10-like isoform X2 — MNPGPVNWEVVEKWIEFNSSPKKKDAVNDEEGNTAKPKSTYSYELLLRYSRLRVLNALEMSYRQQYEKGLCTPPVFITLQNFVNNTRNMSKSQMIKVENILNLFEKKHIIRRLLLHLFDLLDMDRKLRKPKNLWRAFFYTVKRSCTFKFICMVVDIYLFLYLIFRVSHFFEILLTSIILGTIDIFLSFTASSRHGYMDAIKRNLMSFTLYNIIVWIISILKLTLDICNNRILSTFLRILLLIIIIIRLCGNTFRIVFASFPKFEDFVRYKIHDNLMYLYILGQTYIKGNDDAIRSVENFLVKDARIERSLIKTLNRYKQEVMEKMALLVKHHPWVLVTVKTKYAMYRTLQNTKRNIDEMKDTGRVDESEYLKLMNSYEDQLLFLNKFEKRIYPQTAEEIFSKVPWINILDSNTKNYLLKNVETQFYLPLDVIYSEGDKPIGVYIIALGNARVTYTPNSEVLEALNVHGELPVVELTPNMNFKMNSEHVIMKDFSFGEMGVLTGRHYNSRVMVETPCMCYLLPLGCFHTIFENNSSPYNNMEAAMWKHATTMIAYQLLMESRAFTSTKEEIFELVDRAFIPNLKDYKIFVVHSDIEELLLIEGIILDIPRNKMYIAPCCIPRNVEKIALSKSHLLRHVSNIFTKMMIIPARDIKQADLMKSEERISEIWSRTSGRYLYQSLTNIIESPQEDIDINDLEVQVKEDVDEYNLPGTKRTPWKLRKSKYYRDMRLSKIQGKYKYEEN, encoded by the exons AT gaATCCTGGTCCTGTAAATTGGGAAGTAGTAGAAAAATGGATAGAATTTAATAGCtcaccaaaaaaaaaagatgctGTGAATGACGAGGAAGGTAACACGGCAAAGCCTAAGTCCACGTACAGTTATGAACTTCTACTGAG atattcaaGATTACGAGTTCTAAATGCTCTGGAAATGTCATACCGTCAACAATACGAAAAAGGATTGTGTACTCCGCCAGTTTTTATTACACTACAGAATTTCGTCAACAATACAAGAAACATGTCAAAATCTCAAATGATAAAAGTCGAAAATATCCTTaatctttttgaaaaaaag cATATTATCAGAAGATTGTTATTACATCTATTCGATTTACTTGATATGGATAGAAAATTACGTAAGCCAAAAAATCTTTGGAGAGCCTTTTTTTACACAGTCAAGAGATcatgtacatttaaatttatttgcatgGTTGtggacatttatttatttctttatcttATATTTAGAGTCTCTcatttttttgagattttactAACATCAATTATTCTTGGAACGATTGATATTTTCTTAAGTTTTACGGCTTCAAGTAGACACGGGTATATGGATGCGATAAAAAGGAACCTTAT gtCATTTACACTGTATAACATTATTGTTTGGATCATATCTATATTAAAACTGACATTGGATATATGCAACAATAGAATTCTTTCTACTTTTCTtagaatattgttattaataattataattattagactTTGTGGAAATACTTTTAGAATTGTGTTCGCAAGTTTTCCTAAATTTGAAGATTTTGTACGATATAAAATACATGACAACTTAATGTACCTCTACATACTGGGACAG ACTTACATTAAAGGAAATGATGATGCAATACGTTCTGTTGaaaattttcttgttaaaGATGCTAGAATCGAAAGAtcactaattaaaactttaaatagatataaacAAGAAGTTATGGAAAAAATGGCCTTATTAGTCAAACATCATCCTTGGGTCTTAGTAACAGTGAAAACTAAATATGCTATGTATAGAACGTTGCAAAACACGAAGAGAAATATTGATGAAATGAAGGATACTGGAAGAGTTGATGAAtcggaatatttaaaattaatgaattcgtATGAAGATCAACTGctgttcttaaataaatttgagaaaCGAATTTATCCACAAACGGCGgaagaaatatttagtaaagtGCCTTGGATAAACATTTTGGAttctaatactaaaaattatttattgaaaaatgttgagACTCAATTCTATCTACCACTGGATGTTATATACTCTGAAGGAGATAAGCCCATTGGAGTTTACATTATTGCTTTag gtAATGCTCGAGTTACATATACTCCCAACTCAGAAGTTTTAGAAGCTTTAAATGTACATGGAGAGTTACCAGTTGTAGAATTAACACCAAATATgaatttcaaaatgaattcCGAGCACGTTATTATGAAAGATTTTTCGTTTGGGGAGATGGGTGTTCTAACTGGGCGACATTATAACTCAAGAGTAATGGTAGAAACTCCGTGTATGTGCTATCTCTTACCTTTAGGATgttttcatacaatttttgagAACAATTCGAGTCCCTATAATaa catGGAAGCTGCTATGTGGAAACATGCGACAACTATGATTGCTTATCAATTACTAATGGAGAGTCGAGCATTTACATCAActaaagaagaaatatttgaattagttGATAGAGCTTTTATTcccaatttaaaagattacaaaatttttgtagtgCATAGTGATATAGAAGaacttttgttaattgaaGGGATAATATTAGATATCCCAcggaataaaatgtatatcgCTCCTTGTTGCATTCCtag aaatgtagaaaaaattGCTTTATCCAAAAGTCATCTTTTGAGGCatgtttctaatattttcaCCAAAATGATGATTATACCTGCTAGAGATATAAAACAAGCAGATCTTATGAAATCTGAAGAACGGATTTCAGAAATTTGGAGTAGAACTTCTGGAag atatttatatcaaagttTAACCAATATTATTGAGTCACCACAGGAAGATATAGACATAAATGATTTAGAAGTACAAGTAAAAGAAGATGTTGAC GAATACAATTTGCCTGGTACCAAACGTACACCTTGGAAACTTAGAAAGAGTAAATATTATAGAGATATGAGACTTTCCAAGATTCagggaaaatataaatatgaggaAAATTAG
- the LOC126265828 gene encoding sodium/hydrogen exchanger 10-like isoform X1 → MQYVLSNIINSSLIPYVVILLKDKTMEGINKLNMHNCGKHIMEINKCKIDIAKRKQNPGPVNWEVVEKWIEFNSSPKKKDAVNDEEGNTAKPKSTYSYELLLRYSRLRVLNALEMSYRQQYEKGLCTPPVFITLQNFVNNTRNMSKSQMIKVENILNLFEKKHIIRRLLLHLFDLLDMDRKLRKPKNLWRAFFYTVKRSCTFKFICMVVDIYLFLYLIFRVSHFFEILLTSIILGTIDIFLSFTASSRHGYMDAIKRNLMSFTLYNIIVWIISILKLTLDICNNRILSTFLRILLLIIIIIRLCGNTFRIVFASFPKFEDFVRYKIHDNLMYLYILGQTYIKGNDDAIRSVENFLVKDARIERSLIKTLNRYKQEVMEKMALLVKHHPWVLVTVKTKYAMYRTLQNTKRNIDEMKDTGRVDESEYLKLMNSYEDQLLFLNKFEKRIYPQTAEEIFSKVPWINILDSNTKNYLLKNVETQFYLPLDVIYSEGDKPIGVYIIALGNARVTYTPNSEVLEALNVHGELPVVELTPNMNFKMNSEHVIMKDFSFGEMGVLTGRHYNSRVMVETPCMCYLLPLGCFHTIFENNSSPYNNMEAAMWKHATTMIAYQLLMESRAFTSTKEEIFELVDRAFIPNLKDYKIFVVHSDIEELLLIEGIILDIPRNKMYIAPCCIPRNVEKIALSKSHLLRHVSNIFTKMMIIPARDIKQADLMKSEERISEIWSRTSGRYLYQSLTNIIESPQEDIDINDLEVQVKEDVDEYNLPGTKRTPWKLRKSKYYRDMRLSKIQGKYKYEEN, encoded by the exons ATGCAATACGTATtatcaaacattataaattcttCATTGATCCCTTATGttgttatacttttaaaagacaaaacaatggaaggaataaataaattaaatatgcataactgtggaaagcatattatggaaataaacaaatgcaaAATTGATATTGCAAAAAGAaaaca gaATCCTGGTCCTGTAAATTGGGAAGTAGTAGAAAAATGGATAGAATTTAATAGCtcaccaaaaaaaaaagatgctGTGAATGACGAGGAAGGTAACACGGCAAAGCCTAAGTCCACGTACAGTTATGAACTTCTACTGAG atattcaaGATTACGAGTTCTAAATGCTCTGGAAATGTCATACCGTCAACAATACGAAAAAGGATTGTGTACTCCGCCAGTTTTTATTACACTACAGAATTTCGTCAACAATACAAGAAACATGTCAAAATCTCAAATGATAAAAGTCGAAAATATCCTTaatctttttgaaaaaaag cATATTATCAGAAGATTGTTATTACATCTATTCGATTTACTTGATATGGATAGAAAATTACGTAAGCCAAAAAATCTTTGGAGAGCCTTTTTTTACACAGTCAAGAGATcatgtacatttaaatttatttgcatgGTTGtggacatttatttatttctttatcttATATTTAGAGTCTCTcatttttttgagattttactAACATCAATTATTCTTGGAACGATTGATATTTTCTTAAGTTTTACGGCTTCAAGTAGACACGGGTATATGGATGCGATAAAAAGGAACCTTAT gtCATTTACACTGTATAACATTATTGTTTGGATCATATCTATATTAAAACTGACATTGGATATATGCAACAATAGAATTCTTTCTACTTTTCTtagaatattgttattaataattataattattagactTTGTGGAAATACTTTTAGAATTGTGTTCGCAAGTTTTCCTAAATTTGAAGATTTTGTACGATATAAAATACATGACAACTTAATGTACCTCTACATACTGGGACAG ACTTACATTAAAGGAAATGATGATGCAATACGTTCTGTTGaaaattttcttgttaaaGATGCTAGAATCGAAAGAtcactaattaaaactttaaatagatataaacAAGAAGTTATGGAAAAAATGGCCTTATTAGTCAAACATCATCCTTGGGTCTTAGTAACAGTGAAAACTAAATATGCTATGTATAGAACGTTGCAAAACACGAAGAGAAATATTGATGAAATGAAGGATACTGGAAGAGTTGATGAAtcggaatatttaaaattaatgaattcgtATGAAGATCAACTGctgttcttaaataaatttgagaaaCGAATTTATCCACAAACGGCGgaagaaatatttagtaaagtGCCTTGGATAAACATTTTGGAttctaatactaaaaattatttattgaaaaatgttgagACTCAATTCTATCTACCACTGGATGTTATATACTCTGAAGGAGATAAGCCCATTGGAGTTTACATTATTGCTTTag gtAATGCTCGAGTTACATATACTCCCAACTCAGAAGTTTTAGAAGCTTTAAATGTACATGGAGAGTTACCAGTTGTAGAATTAACACCAAATATgaatttcaaaatgaattcCGAGCACGTTATTATGAAAGATTTTTCGTTTGGGGAGATGGGTGTTCTAACTGGGCGACATTATAACTCAAGAGTAATGGTAGAAACTCCGTGTATGTGCTATCTCTTACCTTTAGGATgttttcatacaatttttgagAACAATTCGAGTCCCTATAATaa catGGAAGCTGCTATGTGGAAACATGCGACAACTATGATTGCTTATCAATTACTAATGGAGAGTCGAGCATTTACATCAActaaagaagaaatatttgaattagttGATAGAGCTTTTATTcccaatttaaaagattacaaaatttttgtagtgCATAGTGATATAGAAGaacttttgttaattgaaGGGATAATATTAGATATCCCAcggaataaaatgtatatcgCTCCTTGTTGCATTCCtag aaatgtagaaaaaattGCTTTATCCAAAAGTCATCTTTTGAGGCatgtttctaatattttcaCCAAAATGATGATTATACCTGCTAGAGATATAAAACAAGCAGATCTTATGAAATCTGAAGAACGGATTTCAGAAATTTGGAGTAGAACTTCTGGAag atatttatatcaaagttTAACCAATATTATTGAGTCACCACAGGAAGATATAGACATAAATGATTTAGAAGTACAAGTAAAAGAAGATGTTGAC GAATACAATTTGCCTGGTACCAAACGTACACCTTGGAAACTTAGAAAGAGTAAATATTATAGAGATATGAGACTTTCCAAGATTCagggaaaatataaatatgaggaAAATTAG